In Zobellia roscoffensis, the following are encoded in one genomic region:
- a CDS encoding WD40/YVTN/BNR-like repeat-containing protein, which yields MRFLFPLLTAILFISCAEKQKNQPFTSVEIETIYEDSVSIRAIEIMGNSLGYAGSNGIFGNVDLATGKVRESIQKYDSITPEFRAIAHTSTDFFMISIANPALLYKTGENGQMELVYTEEDDSVFYDAMTFWNDSEGIVVGDAMNGCLSILITRDGGNTWSKLPCEQLPRSVRGEGAFAASNTNIKVLGDKTWIGTTKSRVYFSGDKGKTWEIQNTPVSCDVETQGIFSIDFYDENIGFVIGGDFTKPEINTANKAITTDGGKTWQLVADGQNPQYKSCVQFVPGSDGKGLVAIGFTGVSYSNDRGTTWKQLSDESFYTIRFQDENVAYAAGKNRMAKLTFK from the coding sequence ATGCGATTTCTATTCCCTCTTTTGACTGCCATTCTTTTTATTTCTTGTGCTGAAAAGCAAAAAAATCAACCATTTACTTCCGTTGAAATTGAAACCATTTATGAAGATTCCGTAAGTATCCGTGCGATAGAGATTATGGGAAACAGTTTAGGGTATGCTGGCAGTAACGGTATATTTGGAAATGTGGATCTAGCTACGGGTAAGGTTAGGGAAAGTATACAAAAATATGATTCTATTACTCCGGAGTTTCGAGCTATTGCCCATACTTCGACGGATTTTTTTATGATATCTATTGCAAATCCGGCATTGTTATATAAAACAGGTGAAAACGGACAGATGGAATTGGTATATACCGAGGAAGACGATAGTGTTTTTTATGACGCTATGACTTTTTGGAACGATTCTGAGGGTATTGTGGTTGGAGATGCAATGAACGGTTGCTTAAGTATTCTGATAACCAGGGACGGGGGAAATACATGGAGTAAATTGCCGTGCGAACAACTTCCGAGGAGTGTAAGGGGAGAAGGGGCTTTTGCGGCTAGCAATACGAATATTAAAGTGCTGGGTGACAAAACTTGGATAGGGACAACTAAAAGTCGAGTTTATTTTTCGGGTGATAAAGGAAAAACATGGGAAATTCAAAACACTCCGGTGAGCTGTGATGTAGAGACCCAGGGCATTTTTTCAATCGATTTTTATGACGAAAATATAGGTTTTGTTATTGGAGGTGATTTCACAAAACCAGAAATCAATACGGCTAATAAGGCCATAACAACTGATGGAGGAAAAACTTGGCAGCTAGTAGCCGATGGTCAAAATCCGCAATACAAAAGTTGTGTTCAATTTGTTCCCGGATCCGATGGCAAAGGTCTTGTAGCCATTGGGTTTACAGGTGTCTCTTATTCAAACGATAGAGGAACTACTTGGAAACAACTGTCCGATGAATCCTTTTATACAATTCGTTTTCAGGATGAAAATGTGGCCTATGCCGCCGGGAAAAATAGAATGGCCAAACTGACCTTTAAGTAA